The proteins below are encoded in one region of Saccopteryx leptura isolate mSacLep1 chromosome 1, mSacLep1_pri_phased_curated, whole genome shotgun sequence:
- the ANGPTL8 gene encoding angiopoietin-like protein 8 isoform X1 translates to MLTLCLLCALPVVAGLASAAPVGSLEPAQHEELTLLFHGALQLGQALNGVYKVTEAQLMEARHSLGFYGHALGLLGQEVSQGRDAARELQASLLEMQMEEDDLKLQAEATAQTLQEVAQGQQVLRESMQQLEVRLRGTWLGHARQELEALKDRADKQSHIVWALTGHVQRQRRELLAQQHRLQQIQERLHTAALPA, encoded by the exons ATGCTCACACTGTGTCTGCTGTGTGCTCTGCCAGTGGTGGCTGGGCTTGCCTCTGCAGCCCCCGTGGGAAGCCTGGAGCCGGCACAGCACGAGGAGCTGACCCTGCTCTTCCATGGGGCCCTGCAGCTGGGCCAGGCCCTCAATGGTGTATACAAAGTCACAGAGGCACAGCTGATGGAGGCCAGGCATAGCCTAGGCTTCTATGGCCATGCACTGGGCCTCCTGGGGCAGGAGGTCAGCCAGGGCCGAGACGCAGCTCGGGAGCTACAAGCAAGTTTGTTGGAGATGCAG ATGGAAGAGGATGATCTAAAGCTGCAGGCAGAAGCCACAGCCCAGACACTGCAGGAGGTGGCCCAGGGACAGCAGGTGCTACGGGAAAGCATGCAGCAGCTAGAAGTCCGGCTGAGAGGCACTTGGCTGGGACATGCTCGCCAAGAACTTGAGGCCTTAAAG GACCGTGCTGACAAGCAGAGCCACATTGTGTGGGCCCTCACAGGCCATGTGCAGCGACAGAGGCGGGAGCTGCTGGCACAGCAGCACCGGCTGCAACAGATCCAGGAGAG ACTCCACACAGCAGCGCTCCCAGCCTGA
- the ANGPTL8 gene encoding angiopoietin-like protein 8 isoform X2: MHQGEELVQMEEDDLKLQAEATAQTLQEVAQGQQVLRESMQQLEVRLRGTWLGHARQELEALKDRADKQSHIVWALTGHVQRQRRELLAQQHRLQQIQERLHTAALPA; the protein is encoded by the exons ATGCACCAGGGTGAAGAACTTGTCCAG ATGGAAGAGGATGATCTAAAGCTGCAGGCAGAAGCCACAGCCCAGACACTGCAGGAGGTGGCCCAGGGACAGCAGGTGCTACGGGAAAGCATGCAGCAGCTAGAAGTCCGGCTGAGAGGCACTTGGCTGGGACATGCTCGCCAAGAACTTGAGGCCTTAAAG GACCGTGCTGACAAGCAGAGCCACATTGTGTGGGCCCTCACAGGCCATGTGCAGCGACAGAGGCGGGAGCTGCTGGCACAGCAGCACCGGCTGCAACAGATCCAGGAGAG ACTCCACACAGCAGCGCTCCCAGCCTGA